The proteins below are encoded in one region of Periplaneta americana isolate PAMFEO1 chromosome 11, P.americana_PAMFEO1_priV1, whole genome shotgun sequence:
- the LOC138709598 gene encoding DNA damage-regulated autophagy modulator protein 2-like yields MSCKKLYLLPVFLFLFLPASVLITLAISIIYDHVSPVFPYISDTGAFPPESCIFGLLLNFAAYTMLGSIYMRYLQVEYYVTAKPGKGVGHNFNKVTAIIGAVSCLGLDIVANFQVISLIDVHMTGAMLCFGTGIVYFALQVWISYKIPGVTSKHVLLVRTVFVILCCTATIITIGAGIAAYRIYPGTYEDARHWKREEPGWELHLVSTISEWIMCMLYSFLMLSFVPDLWGYELVLPKVMPKDNKC; encoded by the exons GCTCGCAATATCAATTATTTACGATCATGTCAGCCCAGTATTTCCGTACATCAGTGATACTGGTGCATTTCCACCTGAGAGTTGCATATTTGGTTTATTACTTAACTTCGCCGCATATACAA TGCTGGGCAGTATATATATGCGATATCTACAAGTTGAATATTATGTAACAGCAAAGCCAGGAAAAGGTGTGGGTCATAATTTTAATAAAGTGACCGCAATTATTGGAGCAGTTTCATGCTTGGGTCTCGACATAGTGGCCAATTTCCAGGTCATAAGCCTTATCGATGTCCACATGACGGGAGCAATGTTATGTTTCGGTACCGGCATAGTCTACTTTGCTTTACAG GTATGGATATCCTATAAAATTCCAGGCGTGACATCAAAGCACGTTCTTCTTGTAAGGACGGTATTTGTTATACTTTGTTGTACAGCGACTATCATCACCATTGGTGCAGGAATAGCAGCGTATCGCATATACCCAG GCACTTATGAAGATGCAAGACATTGGAAACGGGAAGAACCAGGCTGGGAGCTTCATCTAGTCAGCACCATTTCCGAATGGATCATGTGCATGTTATATAGCTTCCTTATGCTTTCTTTCGTGCCTGATTTATGGGGCTATGAACTCGTGCTTCCTAAAGTCATGCCTAAAGATAATAAATGCTGA